One window of the Fundidesulfovibrio soli genome contains the following:
- the pbpC gene encoding penicillin-binding protein 1C, whose amino-acid sequence MGLALALLLICGASFAALDALFPFPWERLAPPASTVVLGNRGEPIRFFLARDQAWRFPVALDEVSPICLDTLLASEDRYFFSHPGVNPLSILQAALGNIQAGRVVRGGSTITMQVARLAEPKPRSYWAKAVECFRALQLELRLSKREILNHYVNLVPCGGNIVGLGAASWFYFGKTPDKLSLAESALLAAIPRAPGRYNPVKRPEAAQAARDRVLAAALAVGAATAEEVEHASAQGLPERLRRPPLVGPHLAQMAAPGRDRPARVRTTLDSRVQELARQAMRSRLVELRAQGVENASVVVLDLANREVLALAGSADFFDDAHHGKVNAATAPRSPGSALKPFLYALAFEKGLIAPESLLLDIPIATGTYDPRNYDGSYRGRVEAQEALIHSLNAPAVRLLADVGAEPFHRLLVDGGLRTLTRPTAHYGLSLVLGGGEVSLLDLTNLYATLARGGMHGPPSILADGRSPREARLLGPEACALVTGIISRLERPDLAAGVEKARGVPAVAWKTGTSFGHRDAFALGFSARLAVGVWVGNVDGRPVKGISGARQAAPLLFDVFRALEPDGMGLPRTEGLNLAEAEVCALSRQLPGPDCDKRVRMSVIPGVTRLEPCPVHRRVLVDAATGLRVTGECLTGREVRQELVTQFPAELTAWWRSGGMPAPGLPEPSPDCPEAMAGLGPRITSPKARMVYQIRPDSPSGFQRVGLCAQAGADAGALTWFQDGAHVAASQVGETVFLELTPGAHRLVVVDAQGRSDALRYEVQ is encoded by the coding sequence GCGCTCGATGAAGTCTCCCCCATCTGCCTGGACACCCTGCTGGCCAGCGAGGACCGCTACTTCTTCAGCCACCCGGGCGTGAACCCGCTCTCCATCCTGCAGGCCGCGTTGGGCAACATCCAGGCCGGGCGCGTGGTGCGGGGCGGCTCCACCATCACCATGCAGGTGGCCCGGCTGGCCGAGCCCAAGCCGCGCTCCTACTGGGCCAAGGCCGTGGAGTGCTTCCGGGCCCTGCAGCTGGAGCTGCGCCTGAGCAAGCGCGAGATACTCAATCACTACGTGAACCTGGTGCCCTGCGGCGGCAACATCGTGGGCCTGGGCGCGGCCAGCTGGTTCTATTTCGGCAAGACGCCGGACAAGCTCTCCCTGGCGGAATCCGCCCTGCTGGCCGCCATCCCGCGCGCCCCGGGGCGCTACAACCCGGTGAAGCGCCCGGAGGCGGCCCAGGCCGCCCGCGACCGCGTGCTGGCCGCCGCCCTGGCCGTGGGCGCGGCCACGGCCGAGGAGGTGGAGCACGCCAGCGCCCAGGGCCTGCCCGAGCGGCTGCGCCGCCCGCCCCTGGTGGGGCCGCACCTGGCCCAGATGGCCGCCCCCGGGCGGGACCGCCCCGCGCGCGTGCGCACCACCCTGGACAGCCGCGTGCAGGAGCTGGCCCGCCAGGCCATGCGCTCCCGCCTGGTGGAGCTGCGCGCCCAGGGCGTGGAGAACGCCTCCGTGGTGGTGCTGGACTTGGCCAACCGCGAGGTGCTGGCCCTGGCGGGCTCGGCGGACTTCTTCGACGACGCCCACCACGGCAAGGTCAACGCGGCCACGGCCCCGCGCTCCCCCGGCTCGGCGCTCAAGCCCTTCCTCTACGCCCTGGCCTTCGAGAAGGGCCTCATCGCCCCAGAGAGCCTGCTGCTGGACATCCCCATCGCCACCGGCACCTACGACCCGCGCAACTACGACGGCAGCTACCGGGGCCGCGTGGAGGCCCAGGAGGCGCTGATCCACTCCCTCAACGCCCCGGCCGTGCGCCTGCTGGCGGACGTGGGCGCGGAGCCTTTCCACAGGCTGCTGGTCGACGGCGGGCTTCGCACGCTCACGCGGCCCACGGCGCATTACGGGCTGTCCCTGGTTCTTGGCGGCGGCGAGGTGAGCCTTCTGGACCTGACCAACCTCTACGCCACCCTGGCCCGGGGCGGCATGCACGGCCCGCCCTCGATCCTGGCGGACGGCCGCTCCCCGCGCGAGGCGCGGCTGCTCGGCCCCGAGGCCTGCGCCCTGGTCACGGGCATCATCTCGCGCCTGGAGCGCCCGGACCTGGCCGCTGGCGTGGAGAAGGCCCGGGGCGTGCCCGCCGTGGCCTGGAAGACGGGCACATCCTTCGGGCACCGCGACGCCTTCGCCCTGGGCTTCTCGGCCCGCTTGGCCGTGGGCGTGTGGGTGGGCAACGTTGACGGCCGCCCGGTGAAAGGCATCTCGGGCGCGCGCCAGGCCGCGCCCCTGCTCTTCGACGTGTTCCGCGCCCTGGAGCCCGACGGCATGGGCCTGCCCCGGACCGAGGGCCTGAACCTGGCCGAGGCCGAGGTCTGCGCCCTGTCGCGCCAGCTGCCCGGGCCGGACTGCGATAAGCGCGTGCGCATGAGCGTGATCCCGGGTGTGACGCGCCTGGAGCCCTGCCCGGTGCACCGGCGCGTGCTGGTGGACGCGGCCACGGGCTTGCGCGTCACGGGCGAGTGCCTCACGGGCCGCGAGGTGCGCCAGGAGCTGGTGACGCAGTTCCCGGCGGAGCTGACGGCATGGTGGCGCTCCGGGGGCATGCCCGCGCCGGGCCTGCCCGAGCCCAGCCCGGACTGCCCCGAGGCCATGGCCGGTCTGGGGCCGCGCATCACCTCGCCCAAGGCGCGGATGGTCTACCAGATCAGGCCGGACTCCCCGTCGGGCTTCCAGCGCGTGGGCCTGTGCGCCCAGGCCGGGGCCGACGCCGGGGCGCTGACTTGGTTCCAGGACGGCGCGCACGTGGCCGCGTCCCAAGTGGGGGAGACGGTGTTCCTGGAGCTGACCCCCGGGGCGCACAGGCTGGTGGTGGTGGACGCCCAGGGCCGCTCGGACGCGCTGCGCTACGAGGTGCAATAG
- the truA gene encoding tRNA pseudouridine(38-40) synthase TruA: MTKDTIRLKFTLAYQGTEFAGWQLQPEGQGRSVQGCLEQALEQLCGQFVRVHGASRTDSGVHALGQHAHADIPADRAHLPFRRALNALLPRDVSVLGVERVPADFHCRIHSVRKFYAYTLWHEAEFILPQRRPFVWRVGRLDTRAMLEAASLLIGTHDFAGFQNTGTPVRDTVRTVESIAPHPGQTPQETVWRVTGPGFLKQMVRNIMGCLVEVGRGKANADFVRSLLVEKDRSLAPATAPAKGLCLEGMEFAYRERCEDQSRAGAERPELDPGEESLGHEGGAAPRG; the protein is encoded by the coding sequence ATGACCAAGGACACCATCCGTCTGAAGTTCACCCTGGCCTACCAGGGCACGGAGTTCGCGGGCTGGCAGCTCCAGCCCGAGGGGCAGGGGCGCAGCGTGCAGGGCTGCCTGGAGCAGGCCCTGGAGCAGCTCTGCGGGCAGTTCGTGCGCGTGCACGGGGCCTCCCGCACGGATTCCGGGGTCCACGCCCTGGGCCAGCACGCCCACGCCGACATCCCCGCCGACCGGGCGCACCTGCCCTTCCGCCGCGCCCTCAACGCCCTGCTGCCCCGGGACGTCTCCGTGCTCGGCGTGGAGCGGGTCCCCGCCGATTTCCACTGCCGCATCCACTCCGTGCGCAAGTTCTACGCCTACACCCTCTGGCACGAGGCCGAGTTCATCCTGCCCCAGCGCAGGCCCTTCGTCTGGCGGGTGGGCCGCCTGGACACCCGGGCCATGCTGGAGGCGGCCAGCCTCCTCATCGGCACCCACGACTTCGCGGGCTTCCAGAACACCGGCACCCCCGTGCGGGACACCGTGCGCACCGTGGAGTCCATCGCGCCCCACCCCGGCCAGACCCCGCAGGAGACGGTCTGGCGCGTGACCGGGCCGGGCTTCCTCAAGCAGATGGTGCGCAACATCATGGGCTGCCTGGTGGAGGTGGGCAGGGGTAAAGCCAACGCGGACTTCGTCCGATCTCTCTTAGTTGAGAAGGACAGGAGCCTGGCCCCGGCCACGGCCCCGGCAAAGGGGCTGTGCCTGGAAGGCATGGAGTTCGCGTACCGTGAGCGATGTGAGGATCAATCCCGCGCAGGAGCAGAGCGCCCCGAGCTCGACCCAGGTGAAGAAAGCCTGGGCCACGAGGGAGGTGCTGCACCGCGAGGATGA
- the panC gene encoding pantoate--beta-alanine ligase, with protein MQIITDPKEFQSVCWSWRGQGLTSALVPTMGFLHAGHISLFTWARANAEKVAASIFVNPTQFGPNEDLDRYPRDPEGDAAKAREAGVDVLFLPEPGAMYPEGFATTVSVAGLTEGLCGASRPGHFDGVATVVAKLLLLAMPTTAVFGQKDWQQLAVIRRMVRDLDIPVAIEGRPIFRESDGLAMSSRNVYLSPQDRALAPHVQKGLQAARAWKAQGVTSARELTQRLTAYYKDAIPTARPDYVACVHPETLAPLEDASGPALMAVALFFPGARLIDNLLLD; from the coding sequence ATGCAGATCATCACAGACCCCAAGGAATTCCAGTCCGTGTGCTGGTCCTGGCGGGGCCAGGGGCTTACCAGCGCCCTCGTCCCCACCATGGGCTTTTTGCACGCGGGCCACATATCGCTCTTCACCTGGGCCAGGGCCAACGCCGAGAAGGTGGCGGCCAGCATCTTTGTCAACCCCACCCAGTTCGGCCCCAATGAAGACCTGGACCGCTACCCCCGCGACCCCGAGGGCGACGCGGCCAAGGCCCGCGAGGCCGGGGTGGACGTGCTCTTCCTGCCCGAACCCGGGGCCATGTACCCCGAGGGCTTCGCCACCACGGTGAGCGTCGCGGGCCTGACCGAGGGGCTGTGCGGGGCGTCGCGCCCCGGCCACTTCGACGGCGTGGCCACGGTGGTCGCCAAATTGCTTCTGCTGGCCATGCCCACCACGGCGGTGTTCGGCCAGAAGGACTGGCAGCAGCTGGCCGTGATCCGGCGCATGGTGCGCGACCTGGACATCCCCGTGGCCATCGAGGGCCGCCCAATCTTCCGCGAGTCCGACGGCCTGGCCATGAGCTCGCGCAACGTCTACCTCTCCCCCCAGGACCGCGCCCTGGCCCCGCACGTGCAGAAGGGGCTCCAGGCCGCGCGCGCCTGGAAGGCCCAGGGAGTAACCTCCGCCCGGGAGCTGACCCAACGACTGACCGCCTATTATAAGGACGCCATCCCCACTGCCCGGCCGGACTACGTGGCCTGCGTGCATCCCGAGACCCTGGCCCCCCTGGAGGACGCTTCCGGCCCGGCGCTCATGGCGGTGGCCCTGTTCTTCCCTGGCGCGCGGCTGATCGACAACCTGTTGCTGGATTGA
- the metK gene encoding methionine adenosyltransferase, translating into MSAAKGKYLFTSESVTEGHPDKVADQISDAVLDVIFKQDPEARVACETLVTTGVAFIAGEITTTAFADFAGIVRETVKNVGYNSSQMGFDWETCAVISSVDKQSADIAQGVDRTKPEEQGAGDQGMMFGFAVNETDTLMPAPIYYAHKLSRRLAYVRKENILGFLRPDGKTQVCVEYENGKPARIDNIVVSSQHDEHISYDDLVDAIKLEVIHKALPPELLDKNTKIYINPTGRFVIGGPLGDCGLTGRKIIQDTYGGMGHHGGGAFSGKDPSKVDRSAAYFARYVAKNVVASGAADRCEVQIAYAIGVAEPVSVLVSTQGCSRFSDAELTKAVREVFDMRPYFVTKRLDLKRPIYGLTSCYGHFGRELPEFTWEKTDAVADLKTALKI; encoded by the coding sequence ATGTCCGCAGCCAAGGGCAAGTATCTCTTCACTTCCGAGTCCGTCACCGAGGGCCATCCCGACAAGGTGGCCGACCAGATTTCCGACGCCGTCCTGGACGTCATCTTCAAGCAGGACCCCGAAGCTCGCGTCGCATGCGAAACCCTGGTGACCACCGGCGTGGCCTTCATCGCGGGCGAGATCACCACCACCGCCTTCGCGGATTTCGCGGGCATCGTGCGCGAGACCGTGAAGAACGTGGGCTACAACAGCTCCCAGATGGGCTTCGACTGGGAGACCTGCGCCGTCATCTCCTCCGTGGACAAGCAGTCCGCCGACATCGCCCAGGGCGTTGACCGCACCAAGCCCGAGGAGCAGGGCGCAGGCGACCAGGGCATGATGTTCGGCTTCGCCGTCAACGAGACCGACACCCTGATGCCCGCCCCCATCTACTACGCGCACAAGCTCTCGCGCCGCCTGGCCTACGTCCGCAAGGAGAACATCCTGGGCTTCCTGCGCCCCGACGGCAAGACCCAGGTCTGCGTGGAGTACGAGAACGGCAAGCCCGCGCGCATCGACAACATCGTTGTCTCCTCCCAGCACGATGAGCACATCAGCTACGACGACCTCGTGGACGCCATCAAGCTGGAGGTCATCCACAAGGCCCTGCCGCCCGAGCTGCTGGACAAGAACACCAAGATCTACATCAACCCCACCGGCCGCTTCGTCATCGGCGGTCCCCTGGGCGACTGCGGCCTGACCGGGCGCAAGATCATCCAGGACACCTACGGCGGCATGGGCCACCACGGCGGCGGCGCCTTCTCCGGCAAGGACCCCTCCAAGGTGGACCGCTCCGCGGCCTACTTCGCCCGCTACGTGGCCAAGAACGTGGTCGCCTCCGGCGCGGCCGACCGCTGCGAAGTGCAGATCGCCTACGCCATCGGCGTGGCCGAGCCCGTCTCCGTGCTGGTGAGCACCCAGGGCTGCTCCCGTTTCAGCGACGCCGAGTTGACCAAGGCCGTGCGCGAAGTTTTCGACATGCGCCCCTACTTCGTCACCAAGCGCCTGGACCTCAAGCGCCCCATCTACGGGCTGACCTCCTGCTACGGCCACTTCGGCCGCGAGCTGCCCGAGTTCACCTGGGAGAAGACCGACGCCGTGGCCGACCTCAAGACCGCGCTGAAGATCTAG
- a CDS encoding DUF721 domain-containing protein, translated as MQPLGSLIVGFASRSDAVLGFRLAMLWPRWREVLGDVAPFAHPMGHRRGTLLVGVDDPIAMQESHYEAPDILLAVNKFLGQQVFDRVQFDLLQGKTPLDAASGEAPTFWRPPAPRIANLGNLRLDPDTAVGRSYAAYVRQYGPGR; from the coding sequence ATGCAGCCGCTGGGGTCGTTGATCGTTGGCTTCGCCAGCCGCAGCGACGCCGTGCTTGGCTTCAGGCTGGCCATGCTCTGGCCGCGCTGGCGCGAGGTGCTGGGGGACGTGGCCCCCTTCGCCCACCCCATGGGCCACCGGCGCGGCACGCTGCTGGTGGGCGTGGACGACCCCATCGCCATGCAGGAGAGCCACTACGAGGCCCCGGACATCCTGCTTGCGGTCAACAAGTTTCTGGGCCAACAAGTCTTTGACAGGGTGCAGTTCGATTTGCTACAGGGCAAGACCCCTCTGGACGCCGCGAGCGGCGAGGCGCCGACCTTCTGGCGGCCGCCCGCCCCCCGCATCGCCAACCTGGGGAACCTGCGACTGGACCCGGACACTGCCGTGGGGCGCTCGTATGCGGCCTACGTCCGCCAGTATGGCCCCGGCAGGTGA
- a CDS encoding dienelactone hydrolase family protein, translating to MLRVIVLLCVLAVAPVWSAHGGEGSGLGGQAVDFASAGQDHQQVRGYLSLPPGEGPFPAVVLLHGCSGTGKYLGLWKDYFLRAGYACLVVDSFRPRGFTEICTDFKRVTDAMRVADAYGALEYLAAHPRLRGGSVLVAGFSHGAGIALDAVSTVGLSGRAPGSPAFTAAVSIFPACDQKKRMEAKYRAPALILIGEADDWTPARFCRELVDARTAGEAPVALKVYPGAHHGFTTPYLPHTYRPDVLNKHSPTGKGATLAGSPEATADAQERILEFLVGLAAAKAP from the coding sequence ATGCTTCGAGTGATCGTTTTGTTGTGCGTCTTGGCCGTTGCGCCCGTCTGGAGCGCCCACGGCGGGGAGGGCTCCGGCCTCGGCGGCCAGGCGGTGGATTTCGCCTCAGCAGGCCAGGATCATCAGCAGGTCAGGGGCTACCTTTCCCTGCCTCCCGGCGAGGGCCCGTTCCCGGCGGTTGTGCTGCTGCACGGCTGTAGCGGGACGGGAAAATATCTCGGCTTGTGGAAGGATTATTTCCTGCGCGCGGGCTACGCCTGCCTGGTCGTGGACAGCTTCAGGCCGCGCGGTTTCACGGAAATCTGCACCGATTTCAAGCGGGTTACCGATGCAATGCGCGTGGCGGACGCCTATGGCGCGCTGGAATACCTTGCGGCGCATCCCAGGCTGAGAGGCGGCTCCGTGCTGGTCGCCGGTTTCAGCCACGGGGCGGGCATCGCGCTGGACGCGGTCTCCACGGTCGGGCTGTCCGGGCGCGCCCCCGGTTCGCCCGCCTTCACGGCCGCCGTGAGCATCTTTCCCGCGTGCGACCAGAAGAAGCGCATGGAGGCCAAATACCGCGCCCCGGCGCTCATCCTGATCGGAGAAGCGGACGACTGGACCCCGGCGCGTTTCTGCCGGGAGCTTGTGGACGCGCGCACCGCCGGGGAAGCGCCCGTGGCCCTGAAGGTCTATCCTGGGGCGCACCACGGGTTCACCACGCCATATCTGCCCCACACCTACCGGCCGGACGTGCTGAACAAGCACAGCCCGACGGGGAAGGGAGCCACCCTGGCGGGGAGCCCGGAGGCCACGGCGGACGCCCAGGAGCGGATTCTGGAGTTTCTTGTCGGCCTGGCGGCCGCGAAGGCCCCTTGA
- a CDS encoding MotE family protein has product MSRIALAVAVLAAAKLGLLLTMGLRGAPAPVPVAAVTATPPAAVQNVAQAQGQISGQMSGPAPVVRASILDDAPAHAQAAAAAPAAPDKKAIPPAQQPESVLSVQVLRQRAEALDRQEQALKTLEADLNARLASLKELESSLKGLLDEAKSVKDEKMRHLIDMYTNMKPKQAASVLETLDEGVAVKILSGMKGRQAGEILTFVAAKKAAKLSEDLTKFQAGKDLPERP; this is encoded by the coding sequence TTGTCTAGAATCGCCCTGGCAGTGGCCGTGCTCGCGGCCGCCAAGCTGGGCCTGCTGCTGACCATGGGCCTGCGCGGCGCGCCCGCGCCGGTGCCCGTCGCCGCCGTCACGGCCACGCCCCCCGCCGCGGTACAGAACGTGGCCCAGGCTCAAGGCCAAATATCGGGCCAGATGTCGGGCCCGGCCCCCGTGGTCCGCGCCTCCATCCTGGATGATGCCCCGGCCCACGCCCAGGCGGCCGCAGCCGCCCCTGCCGCTCCTGACAAGAAGGCCATCCCCCCGGCCCAGCAGCCCGAGTCCGTGCTCTCCGTGCAGGTGCTCAGGCAGCGCGCCGAAGCCCTGGACCGCCAGGAGCAGGCCCTCAAGACCCTGGAGGCCGACCTCAACGCCCGGCTGGCCTCGCTCAAGGAGCTGGAAAGCTCGCTCAAGGGCCTGCTGGACGAGGCCAAGTCCGTCAAGGACGAGAAGATGCGCCACCTCATCGACATGTACACCAACATGAAGCCCAAGCAGGCCGCCTCGGTGCTGGAGACCCTGGACGAGGGCGTGGCCGTCAAGATTCTGTCGGGCATGAAGGGGCGCCAGGCCGGGGAGATCCTGACCTTCGTCGCCGCCAAGAAGGCCGCAAAGCTCTCCGAGGACCTGACCAAGTTCCAGGCCGGCAAGGACCTGCCCGAAAGGCCCTAG
- the fliJ gene encoding flagellar export protein FliJ — MPRPFRFNLDKVLEYRSQLEDQAKIALSKAQQALRDHDRFLEMLEGDLDIQRDKLASSALTAAELWLLRSYIQRLEQDLALGRQRRIELAQDVHDRREELAARAKDRKLLEKLKETQAARHVAEENRKEQAGFDEMATLRYQPPVV; from the coding sequence ATGCCCAGACCCTTCCGCTTCAACCTGGACAAGGTCCTGGAATACCGCTCCCAGCTGGAGGACCAGGCCAAGATCGCCCTGTCAAAGGCCCAGCAGGCCTTGCGGGATCACGACCGTTTCCTGGAGATGCTGGAGGGCGACCTGGACATCCAGCGCGACAAGCTCGCTTCCAGCGCGCTCACCGCGGCGGAGCTCTGGCTGCTGCGCTCCTATATCCAGCGCCTGGAGCAGGACCTGGCCCTGGGCAGACAGCGGCGCATCGAGTTGGCCCAGGACGTGCATGACAGGCGCGAAGAGCTGGCGGCCCGCGCCAAGGATCGCAAGCTCCTCGAAAAACTCAAGGAAACCCAGGCGGCCAGACATGTTGCGGAAGAGAACAGAAAAGAGCAGGCAGGCTTCGACGAGATGGCAACGCTTCGTTACCAGCCTCCGGTTGTCTAG
- a CDS encoding Crp/Fnr family transcriptional regulator, with the protein MPMKKQTSSTGALLSMVPLFSNLSPAQLETIEQNSAVIKADKGQVIFLEGVEAKGLYILLQGQVKIFKASPEGKEQILHMLGPGEPFAEVPMFQGGVFPANAMAVQPSTVLYTEKAVLMRLMERDAGLSMAMLAALSQRLRQMASMIGQLTLREVPARLAAYLLLQADEKQSDTFVLDMSKGHLAALLGATREALSRALARLEDSGWISMDNRTITILDRERLEALSEGDLKLK; encoded by the coding sequence ATGCCCATGAAAAAACAGACCTCCTCCACCGGCGCGCTTCTCAGCATGGTGCCCCTGTTCTCCAACCTGAGCCCGGCCCAGCTTGAGACCATCGAACAGAACTCCGCCGTGATCAAGGCGGACAAGGGGCAGGTGATCTTCCTCGAAGGCGTGGAGGCCAAGGGCCTCTACATCCTGCTGCAAGGCCAGGTGAAGATCTTCAAGGCCTCGCCGGAAGGCAAGGAGCAGATTCTGCACATGCTTGGCCCGGGCGAGCCTTTCGCCGAGGTGCCCATGTTCCAGGGCGGGGTCTTCCCGGCCAACGCCATGGCCGTGCAGCCGAGCACGGTGCTCTACACCGAGAAGGCCGTGCTCATGCGCCTCATGGAGCGCGACGCCGGGCTCTCCATGGCCATGCTGGCCGCGCTCTCCCAGCGGCTGCGGCAGATGGCCTCCATGATCGGCCAGCTCACCCTGCGCGAGGTTCCCGCGCGCCTGGCCGCCTACCTGCTTCTCCAGGCCGACGAGAAGCAGTCCGACACCTTCGTGCTGGACATGAGCAAGGGCCACCTGGCCGCGCTGCTGGGGGCCACGCGCGAGGCCCTCTCCCGCGCGCTGGCCCGCCTGGAGGATTCGGGCTGGATCTCCATGGACAACCGCACCATCACCATCCTGGACCGCGAGCGGCTGGAAGCCCTCTCCGAAGGGGACCTCAAGCTCAAGTAG
- a CDS encoding 4Fe-4S binding protein, whose protein sequence is MNRFKNAGLVALVVLGALIPAAHLNRWHGIWEALAWLAPAACLIFTRREFPRRANQALALAGSLITVDTMLHFVRLRQATGEPWLRLAVILSVAALVTALAAWALEQPLFARNSRAKADASGPREFPVAGFAAWAVALALLAVVQLKVRPPMLLAERFAHGAGWLEISLLALYAGFTAEALCDPLRASKARRRAWGLFSLAFFGQLALGLAGFKDFLMTGALHLPVPALIVAGPLFRGEGLFMLCLFSATVLLVGPAWCSHLCYIGAWDSAMSQARKRPSAAPAWLRRGRILLAAAVFGVAWALGRMGVTSMTAVWLAGGFGLAGVGIMAFASRRTGVMAHCSGWCPMGLLAGLAGKLSPWRLRIGSGCKGCGVCSLACRYDALRPEDLGRKRPGVSCSLCRDCLGACPKSEMELTFLGRSGPWVWATFSAVVAALHAVFLGVARI, encoded by the coding sequence ATGAACCGATTCAAGAACGCGGGCCTGGTTGCCCTGGTCGTGCTGGGCGCGCTGATCCCGGCGGCGCACCTCAACCGGTGGCACGGCATCTGGGAGGCACTGGCCTGGCTGGCACCGGCGGCGTGCCTGATCTTCACCCGGCGCGAATTCCCGCGCCGGGCCAATCAGGCGCTGGCCCTGGCCGGGTCGCTCATCACCGTGGACACCATGCTGCACTTCGTGCGCCTGCGGCAGGCCACGGGCGAGCCCTGGCTGCGCCTGGCGGTCATCCTTTCGGTTGCGGCCCTGGTCACGGCGCTGGCGGCCTGGGCCCTGGAGCAACCCCTGTTCGCCCGCAACAGCCGGGCAAAGGCAGATGCGTCCGGCCCCCGCGAGTTCCCCGTGGCCGGGTTCGCGGCCTGGGCCGTGGCCCTGGCCCTGCTGGCCGTGGTGCAGCTCAAGGTGCGCCCGCCCATGCTGCTGGCGGAGCGTTTCGCGCACGGGGCTGGCTGGCTGGAGATCTCGCTGCTGGCGCTCTATGCGGGGTTTACGGCCGAGGCCCTGTGCGACCCGCTGCGGGCCTCGAAGGCGCGCAGGCGGGCCTGGGGGCTGTTCTCCCTGGCGTTCTTCGGGCAGCTGGCCCTGGGCCTGGCCGGATTCAAGGATTTCCTGATGACCGGCGCGCTGCACCTGCCCGTGCCCGCGCTCATCGTGGCCGGGCCGCTGTTCAGGGGCGAGGGGCTGTTCATGCTGTGCCTGTTCTCGGCCACGGTGCTGCTGGTGGGGCCGGCCTGGTGCAGCCACCTTTGCTATATCGGGGCCTGGGATTCGGCCATGAGCCAGGCCCGCAAGCGGCCTTCGGCGGCCCCGGCCTGGCTGCGCCGGGGGCGCATCCTGCTGGCGGCGGCGGTGTTCGGCGTGGCCTGGGCGCTGGGCCGCATGGGGGTTACGTCCATGACGGCGGTCTGGCTGGCTGGCGGGTTCGGGCTGGCGGGCGTGGGGATCATGGCCTTCGCCTCCCGGCGGACGGGCGTGATGGCCCACTGCTCGGGCTGGTGCCCCATGGGCCTGCTGGCCGGGCTGGCCGGGAAGTTGTCCCCCTGGCGGCTGCGCATCGGGAGCGGCTGCAAAGGCTGCGGGGTGTGCTCCCTGGCCTGCCGCTACGACGCCCTGCGCCCCGAGGACCTGGGCCGCAAGCGCCCGGGCGTCTCCTGCTCGCTCTGCCGGGACTGCCTCGGCGCATGCCCCAAATCCGAGATGGAGTTGACCTTCCTGGGGCGCTCCGGGCCGTGGGTCTGGGCGACGTTCAGCGCCGTTGTGGCGGCGCTGCACGCGGTGTTCCTGGGGGTGGCCCGGATTTAA
- a CDS encoding radical SAM/SPASM domain-containing protein — MKPMFESLILELTNACNFRCPFCPSESITRPKGFMSMDVFRRIVREGVEGGFFDTIQLGLMGEPFMHKGLFEMAAHASEAGLTVRCFTNGSLLSAKNIDRWAESRIDELYISYRGIDPEAFSSLSSMNHEAYVAGIRELLTRAASCPERKVILKCFKPSLVDSLVQTGAMAKDMKAAQSADYVNRLLESIGLEARVKHSAAAFHDTVRLSPSLSVRLESIARWNDIPDTSKGGRFHHGLVGACDGMRGHIGVLWNGDVTTCCKDYDGRNVMGNVCAQPLGDILSGPEATRFRKLMRWCVLPTPYCRVCRGGETLKDSLVNQLGSIAYFRTPFFGWKGR, encoded by the coding sequence ATGAAGCCCATGTTCGAGAGCCTGATCCTGGAGTTGACCAACGCCTGCAACTTCAGATGCCCCTTCTGTCCGAGCGAATCCATCACCCGGCCCAAGGGCTTCATGTCCATGGACGTGTTCCGGCGCATCGTCCGGGAGGGGGTCGAAGGCGGCTTCTTCGACACGATCCAGCTCGGGCTCATGGGCGAACCCTTCATGCACAAGGGGCTGTTCGAGATGGCGGCCCACGCCTCCGAGGCGGGGCTTACGGTGCGCTGCTTCACCAACGGCAGTCTGCTCTCCGCGAAGAACATCGACAGGTGGGCCGAATCCCGGATCGACGAGCTCTACATCAGCTACAGGGGGATCGACCCCGAGGCCTTCTCCTCGCTGTCGTCCATGAACCACGAGGCCTACGTGGCGGGCATCCGCGAGCTGCTCACCCGCGCGGCGTCCTGCCCCGAGCGCAAGGTCATCCTCAAGTGCTTCAAGCCGAGCCTGGTGGACTCCCTGGTCCAGACCGGGGCCATGGCCAAGGACATGAAGGCCGCCCAAAGCGCGGACTACGTGAACCGCCTGCTGGAGAGCATCGGCCTGGAGGCGCGGGTGAAGCACAGCGCGGCGGCCTTCCACGACACGGTGCGGCTGAGCCCCAGCCTCTCCGTGCGCCTGGAGAGCATCGCCCGCTGGAACGACATCCCGGACACATCCAAGGGCGGGCGGTTCCACCACGGGCTTGTGGGGGCCTGCGACGGCATGCGCGGGCATATCGGCGTTCTCTGGAACGGCGACGTGACCACCTGCTGCAAGGATTACGACGGCCGGAACGTGATGGGCAACGTGTGCGCCCAGCCCCTGGGGGACATCCTGTCCGGCCCCGAGGCCACGCGGTTCAGGAAGCTCATGCGCTGGTGCGTGCTGCCCACGCCCTACTGCAGAGTCTGCAGGGGCGGGGAGACGCTGAAGGATTCGCTGGTGAACCAGCTGGGGAGCATCGCCTACTTCAGGACGCCCTTCTTCGGCTGGAAGGGGCGCTAG